The window CCATAAGGAAAGTGTCGCGGAATGGAAATTGGTGGATGTGAATGCAGTTTACCGCGATTACTATAACGAAATGATGCTTTTAGTAAAAAGTGGGATTTTTACCCATTTGGCACACCCGGATTCAATCAAATGCTTCAAATATCATCCCAGCGAAAATTTCTCGGAAACTTATACCATGCTCGCATCCAAATTAGCCAAGAATGGCATGTATGCGGAAATAAGCGGCGGATTAAAATTAAATTATGGACTGGATGCAATAGGTCCATGTCAAGGACTGCTGTCCTCTTTTGCCGCACATCATGTAAAACTGATTGCCGCATCAGATGCGCATAAGCCGGAAGATGTCGGATGTTACATTTTAGAAGCTGAAAACATAATAAAGAATTGCCAAACAAAATAATGGCGTATCTGCCTTTTCTCTAAACAATATACCCCATCCCTGTCTGCGGTCACCGTTGCTCCCTTTGCGTCATTTAGGAATATTGTCGATAACACCCAAAACATTGCCGATGAGCACCGTCCGCACGCATGTCGGGCTGTTGCATGGGACATTATTTATGTCTCACTCAATATATTGCGGGAATGCCGCCTGGAAGTTCGGCGGGTTAGACTTCTATCCGCATGTCTTCGGCGGCGGCGAAAATTTCAAGGCGCAGGCCCGCTTTCTGGGCGCGGGCGCGGCAGTTGTTTACAATCTCGTCAACCTGGCTGTCGGCGCGGTCCTGATTGTGGTGGAAAAGACCCAGCCGCTTCACCCCGGATTGCATGGCAAGCTCCAGCGCAAGCTCCGGCGTGGAATGGCCCCAACCGATTCTTGAGGAGTATTCGTCCGGCAGATAGTCGGCGTCGTGGACCAGCAGGTCCGCGCCTTTGCAGGCTTTCACGTATCCCGGAAAATCCAGCCCGCCCTTGTGGGAGCTTAAAAGCTCGTTGTCGGTCAGGAAAACGAATTTTTTGCCGTCCTCGCGGAAAATGTAGCCGTTGCCGCCGTTGGGATGGTTGAGGGGGACCGGCTCTATCGCCATGGATCTGAAAAGGCCGTTGCAGGACCTGGCGGATTTGACGGAGGCGGACACATCGTCAAAATCCACCGGGAAATTGGGCGCGCGCATTATGTTTGCGACCATGTCTTTCACGGCGCTTTTGGCATGGGGGCAGCCTATAAGCTCTATGGCGAAGGATTTGCGGTACAGCGGTTCAAAAAACGGGAACCCCATTATATGGTCCCAGTGGGAATGCGTCAGCAGAATGCGGCAGCTTTTTGCCCCGGCGGCAAGCAACTCTTTGCCCAGCCTGCGTATGCCGGTGCCGGCGTCTATGATTGTAAGCTCGTTTTTGGAATCGCGCACCTCCACGCAGGCGGTGTTGCCGCCGTAGCGGAGGTATTCCGCCCCGCAGACCGGGATGCTGCCCCGCACGCCCCAGAACCTGATGCGCATATCGTTAATATAACAGAAATGGTACTACCGCACAATGCCATTTTAATCACATGGCAAAACCCTCTCCCGGAGGCGGGTTGTGAAAGCTGCGGCGTTTGAACGCCGGTTGCGGCGGCTTACAGCGTTATCTTGCCCAGTATGCGCGGATGCCTTGCGCCGGTGGCGGCGGGACAGTGGTTTGTCCTGCGGTTCCATGCGAAATGGGCCATCAGCGCGAAGCAGGCCGGCTCCTTGGCAAGCTCGTCCAGCCCGTAATCGGAACTGCGGCTTACCTTGACGGGACTCAGCAGCTTTCCAATATTACTCATAAGGACGGGGTTTAGCGCGCCGCCGCCGCTGACTATCATTTCTCCGGCTCCGGGCATGAATCTTTTTGCGGCGAGGCTTATGGATGCGGCGGTGAAATAATTCAGCGTCGCCATGACGTTGCAAATGTTTTTCCGCGTCAGCGCGCCGAAATTCTCGCTCAGAAACTGCGGCCCGAACTGCGCACGGTCAAGCGATTTAGGCGGCTTCTGCCTGAAAAACGGCATTTTCAGCCATTTCTCCGCCTTTTCCGCGTCGGCTGTGCCGGCGGCGGCGAGCTTGCCGTCCCGGTCATAAGCCAGCCTGCCGTTTGTGGCTATGCGCGCGGCATCGTCCATAAGGCAGTTGCCGGGGCCGGTGTCGAAACCGAAGGTTTTAACGCCCCTGCCCGCGATTGCGATATTGCCGATGCCGCCGATGTTCTGCAAAAGCTTCGGCCTGCCGGAACCGAACAAATAGTTGTCCAGAAAAGGCACCAGCGGCGCGCCTTCGCCGCCGGCGGCCATGTCGCGCGGTCGGAAATCTGAAACCACGGGGATGCCAAGCTCCGCCAGGAAAGACGGCTCGCCTATCTGCAATGTGTGCGGGGGATTGTCCGCCGGATAATGGCACACCGTCTGGCCGTGGGAGCCGATGACCTCCACCTCGCTTTTTCTGATGCCGTGTTCTTTGAGGAACAGCGCGGTTTTTTCGGCGAATATGACGCCCAGCGCGAAGTTCAGGCGCGAAAGGCCGCGTACGTCCAGCCGGGCGGCGCGTATTATCTCCGCCTGAAGTTTGGGCGGATAGGGGTATGTTTTCGCCACAGCCACGGCGAAGGGATTGGTTTTTACCGCCGCGATGGACACCCCGTCCGCCGAAGTGCCCGACATCAGCCCCAGCGCGTATTTATTCAATGACATCTTTAAGGAAACCTCCAGACCTGGCCAGCAGCTCCGCCGCTTTTTTGCGGTCCACATTCAGCAGCGCCATGATGACGGCGGCTTTTATATCGTAATCCGTCTGCTCCAGCAGCGTGCGCGCGCGCTGCGGCGTGGTTCCCGCTATGCGGCACACCAGCCGCTGCGCCCGCGCCACCAGCTTGCGCGAGGTGGGGCGCAAATCCACCATCCAGTTTTTGTACGCTTTGCCCAGGCTTACCATTGCGCCTGTGGAAATTGAATTAAGCACCAGCTTTGTCGCCGTGCCCGCTTTCATGCGGGTGGAGCCGGAAATGGCCTCCGGGCCGGGGAAGGGGGCCACTATCACATCCGCATCTTTGTTCTCGTGCCTCAGATTGCAGGTTACAAGCGCGGTGGAGCATCCCAGCTTTTTTGCGGCCTTAAGCGCGCCCGCCACATACGGCGTTATGCCGCTGGCGGCTATGCCGACGACGCAGTCCCCGCGCGCGGCCTGAGCGCGCAGGTCCTTTGCGCCCTGCACGGGGTCGTCCTCGGCGCCTTCCTTTGCGCGGAACACCGAGTTTTTCCCGCCGGCCATGATGGCGATTATCCGTTTGCGGTCCGTGCCGTAGGTGGGGGGGCATTCCGCGGCCTCCAGCACACCCAGCCTGCCGCTTGTGCCCGCGCCGACAAAAATTATTTTCCCGCCGCAGGAATAAGACTTCGCCGCCAGCCGGGCGGCTTTTTCAATCTCCGGTATGACTTTTGCCACGGCGGCGGGGACAAGGGCGTCCTCGCGGTTTATCTTGGCGATGACGCTGCGCAGCGGAATGCGGTCCATGTCCAGTGTGCGCGGGTTCTGCTGCTCGGTCGGTATGGCGGCGTATTTTGAAAGCGGTATTTTCATTGTTGTTCCTCCGTATCGTCGGGCATGGTGAATTCGTCGGCGGATTCCTCGCCGCCGTCCTCTTTTTCCGGGGCTGGCGCGGCTTGTGCCGGCGCGGCGGCCTGCGATTGCTGTATTTCCGGCGGCATTTCCGGCGTTTTAAGCCACTGCAACAGAACCGCAATCATCTGCCGCGACAGCAGACGCCAGCTGGGGCCTTTTGCGGCGGTCATAAATACCGTTCTGGACGAGCCAGTGCCGAATTTCGCGATATTATAAAGTATCAGCGCTTCCTGGAAAACGCGTGGATCGTTTGCGGCGCAGAGCATCAGAAGCGGGCGGCTGCCGTAGACGCGCATCGGGTTCACGGCCAGCACATCCCTGCTGGCGTTTAACGTGGGCGACAGCAGCGCCGTCATCGCAACCTGCGGATGCATTGCCGCGAATTTGACGGCCAGATTCGCCCCCAGCCCCGCGCCGATGAGCGCCACGCGGGATTCGTCTATGCCCTGCGCCGCCAGAAAAGAGATGGCCGCCTCAATATCGCGCGTCATCAGGTTGAATTCGTTGTCGGTGCCGGCGCGGCGGAAATTGCGCCACGCCGTGGGCGCTCCCGAGGGGTCCTTGATGCTGGCCCCGTGCCCGCGCAAATCCAGCGCAATGTATCCGAACCCCTGCCTTGCCAGTTCCGCCGCCAGCGGCTTCCAGTCGTTTTTGTTCCTGCCTATGGAGTGCAGCAGCATCACCACCGGGCGCGAGCCCGACGGACTGAAATAGCTGGCTGCGGTTTTCCAGTTATCGGCAGCCGCAAGGATTATGTCCGGTCCGGCAAAGCCTTTATATCCCCCCGCAGGCGCGGTGATGCCGGACTGCCGTCCGGGCGGAGCGGCCTCCGCCGCGGGCGCGCCGGTCTCCTCCCCGGAATCCTGATAGCCGG is drawn from Elusimicrobiales bacterium and contains these coding sequences:
- a CDS encoding MBL fold metallo-hydrolase; protein product: MRIRFWGVRGSIPVCGAEYLRYGGNTACVEVRDSKNELTIIDAGTGIRRLGKELLAAGAKSCRILLTHSHWDHIMGFPFFEPLYRKSFAIELIGCPHAKSAVKDMVANIMRAPNFPVDFDDVSASVKSARSCNGLFRSMAIEPVPLNHPNGGNGYIFREDGKKFVFLTDNELLSSHKGGLDFPGYVKACKGADLLVHDADYLPDEYSSRIGWGHSTPELALELAMQSGVKRLGLFHHNQDRADSQVDEIVNNCRARAQKAGLRLEIFAAAEDMRIEV
- a CDS encoding anhydro-N-acetylmuramic acid kinase yields the protein MSLNKYALGLMSGTSADGVSIAAVKTNPFAVAVAKTYPYPPKLQAEIIRAARLDVRGLSRLNFALGVIFAEKTALFLKEHGIRKSEVEVIGSHGQTVCHYPADNPPHTLQIGEPSFLAELGIPVVSDFRPRDMAAGGEGAPLVPFLDNYLFGSGRPKLLQNIGGIGNIAIAGRGVKTFGFDTGPGNCLMDDAARIATNGRLAYDRDGKLAAAGTADAEKAEKWLKMPFFRQKPPKSLDRAQFGPQFLSENFGALTRKNICNVMATLNYFTAASISLAAKRFMPGAGEMIVSGGGALNPVLMSNIGKLLSPVKVSRSSDYGLDELAKEPACFALMAHFAWNRRTNHCPAATGARHPRILGKITL
- the murQ gene encoding N-acetylmuramic acid 6-phosphate etherase translates to MKIPLSKYAAIPTEQQNPRTLDMDRIPLRSVIAKINREDALVPAAVAKVIPEIEKAARLAAKSYSCGGKIIFVGAGTSGRLGVLEAAECPPTYGTDRKRIIAIMAGGKNSVFRAKEGAEDDPVQGAKDLRAQAARGDCVVGIAASGITPYVAGALKAAKKLGCSTALVTCNLRHENKDADVIVAPFPGPEAISGSTRMKAGTATKLVLNSISTGAMVSLGKAYKNWMVDLRPTSRKLVARAQRLVCRIAGTTPQRARTLLEQTDYDIKAAVIMALLNVDRKKAAELLARSGGFLKDVIE
- a CDS encoding alpha/beta fold hydrolase, with amino-acid sequence MVSKPLKTFLLAFAAAACLCGPARAQDDSYEEAGYQDSGEETGAPAAEAAPPGRQSGITAPAGGYKGFAGPDIILAAADNWKTAASYFSPSGSRPVVMLLHSIGRNKNDWKPLAAELARQGFGYIALDLRGHGASIKDPSGAPTAWRNFRRAGTDNEFNLMTRDIEAAISFLAAQGIDESRVALIGAGLGANLAVKFAAMHPQVAMTALLSPTLNASRDVLAVNPMRVYGSRPLLMLCAANDPRVFQEALILYNIAKFGTGSSRTVFMTAAKGPSWRLLSRQMIAVLLQWLKTPEMPPEIQQSQAAAPAQAAPAPEKEDGGEESADEFTMPDDTEEQQ